The Ketobacter alkanivorans genome includes the window CCAGGTAGAAAGAAAAGTTAGCCAGGGATTTCTGGGTTGCGCGATCGTATTTATCTTCCAGCGCAGCCCGGTTGATGGTGAGCGGGTTCACATTAGGCATCTCGAAATAGCTGGTGATGCCCCCCGCCACGGCAGCGGCGGATTCGGTGGCGATCTCACCCTTGTGGGTCAAACCTGGCTCCCGAAAATGCACTTGATCATCAATCATCCCCGGCAGCAGATATTTGCCCGTAGCGTCGATCACTCGATCCGCAGCTTCAGCGGATAAGTCTGCGCCGATTTTAGCGATGCGCCCATCCTGTATCAGCACATCCAGCTGCTGAACCTGACCTTCATTGACGACGTGGGCATGGGTAATTAACAGACTGGTCATATGGCATTCCTATACTGTATGGCTTTCATTGCATGACGTTGGCAGCGTATTATAACGGATTCGCAACGCATCCGGTCTACACCACAGGAAAAAGGGGCTCAACTTCATGTCCGCACTGTTCGTCAAGCACCTCACCGTTCTCGATTTCTCCTATGTGCATTTAACCCGAGGCATTTTGGGGGAAAGCTGGATCGTTGATGTGGAACTCTACGGCGAACTGGATCACCAGGGTATGGTGTTCGATTTCGGCCACGTTAAAAAGAAGGTGCGAGATGCTGTGGAATCCCTGTTTGATCATAAACTGGTGCTGCCCAAAGGCTTACCAACACTGCAAACCCGCAGCGTTGATGACGGACTGGAAATCACCTGGCGGGATGCACAGAATCGTCACTATCGTCATTTATCCCCGCTGGAGGCCGTGGAGTGGGTGGACACCGACGAAATCACCGCTGATGCACTAATACCTCTACTGGAAGACGCCGCCATGGCAGCCGTGCCCGACAACGTAAGCCGGGTGGTGATCGAGCTGCGCAGCGAGGAGATCTCCGGCGCGTTCTATCATTACAGTCACGGCCTGAAGAAGCACGACGGCAACTGCCAGCGCATTGCCCATGGCCACCGCTCCCGCGTCAAGATCCTGCGCAACGGCAAGCGCGATCCGCTGCTGGAAAAAGCCTGGGCCTTGAAATGGAAAGACATTTACATCGGTACGGAGGAGGATCTCATGTCCCGCCTCACCGAAGATGGCGTGGATTATTGCCAGTTCGGTTACGATGCGCCCCAGGGCCGCTTTGAATTGACCTTGCCGGAGTCCCAGGTATACCTGATTCCCACCGATTCCACGGTGGAATATCTGGCGGATCACATGGCCGCCTGCCTGAAAAAAGACGACCCCGAGCACCAATTCGAGGTGAAAGCCTACGAAGGGGTGATGAAAGGCGCCATCGCGTTCAAATAACGCCATTTCTTCTATACAATGTGCGGTCCACACTACGTGATTCACGCACCGGTTCGATTTACAGGAAAACACGATCACCATGTCGATTGATATTACCTTGCCTGACGGCAGCGTCCGCAGCTATCCCCATGCGCTTACTGGCCTGGATGTGGCCAATGACATCGGCCCCGGCCTGGCCAAAGCCAGCGTTGCCATGTACCTCAACGACAAACTGGTGGATCTGTCTACCAACCTGACAGAGCCCTGCAATATCGCCTTTCTGACCCGCGACAAAGAGGCTGCTTTAGAGCTGTTGCGCCACGATGCCGCCCACGTCATGGCCCAGGCGGTGAAAGAACTGTTCCCGGAAACCCAGGTGACCATCGGCCCCGCCATCGAGAACGGCTACTACTACGACTTCTTCCGCGAGGAATCCTTCACTCAGGAAGACCTGCACAAGATCGAAACCCGCATGGCCCAGATCGTGGATCAGGATCTGCCCATTGTGCGCGAAGTCTGGGATCGCAACCAGGCCATCGCCTACTTCAAGAAAGAGGGCGAGGAGTTCAAAGCGGAGCTGATTCAGGATCTACCGGAAGACGAAGAGATCTCGGTGTATCGTCAGGGGGATTTCCTCGACCTGTGCCTGGGGCCTCACCTGCCTTCCACCGGCAAACTGGGCAAAGCCTTCAAGATCATGAAAGTGGCCGGTGCCTACTGGCGCGGTGATTCCACTCGCCCACAATTGCAACGGGTCTATGGCACTTGCTGGCGCGACCCGAAAGAACTGAAAAAATACCTGCACATGCTGGAGGAAGCGGAAAAGCGCGACCACCGCAAACTGGGTAAAGAGATGGGCCTGTTCCACCAGCAGGAAGAAGCCGTGGGCAGCATGTTCTGGCACCCCAAAGGCTGGCGCACCCGTAAAGCTCTGGAAAACTACATACGCAGTAAAATGGAGCGTAACGGCTATCAGGAGATCGCCACCCCCCAGATCATGGATCGCAAACTGTGGGAACAGTCCGGCCACTGGGATAAGTACGCCGAAGACATGTTCACCATCTGCACCCACGATCACCGGGACATGGC containing:
- a CDS encoding 6-pyruvoyl trahydropterin synthase family protein codes for the protein MSALFVKHLTVLDFSYVHLTRGILGESWIVDVELYGELDHQGMVFDFGHVKKKVRDAVESLFDHKLVLPKGLPTLQTRSVDDGLEITWRDAQNRHYRHLSPLEAVEWVDTDEITADALIPLLEDAAMAAVPDNVSRVVIELRSEEISGAFYHYSHGLKKHDGNCQRIAHGHRSRVKILRNGKRDPLLEKAWALKWKDIYIGTEEDLMSRLTEDGVDYCQFGYDAPQGRFELTLPESQVYLIPTDSTVEYLADHMAACLKKDDPEHQFEVKAYEGVMKGAIAFK
- the thrS gene encoding threonine--tRNA ligase — encoded protein: MSIDITLPDGSVRSYPHALTGLDVANDIGPGLAKASVAMYLNDKLVDLSTNLTEPCNIAFLTRDKEAALELLRHDAAHVMAQAVKELFPETQVTIGPAIENGYYYDFFREESFTQEDLHKIETRMAQIVDQDLPIVREVWDRNQAIAYFKKEGEEFKAELIQDLPEDEEISVYRQGDFLDLCLGPHLPSTGKLGKAFKIMKVAGAYWRGDSTRPQLQRVYGTCWRDPKELKKYLHMLEEAEKRDHRKLGKEMGLFHQQEEAVGSMFWHPKGWRTRKALENYIRSKMERNGYQEIATPQIMDRKLWEQSGHWDKYAEDMFTICTHDHRDMAIKPMNCPGHVQIFKQGLKSYRDLPIRLGEFTTLFRNEAHGALHGLMRARSFSQDDAHIFCTEDQINEETAAFITMLNQVYKDFGYEDIRIKFSTRPDNKAGTEETWDRAEAALQNAVDSLGLTCELNPGEGAFYGPKLEFVLKDAIGRDWQCGTLQVDFVLPERLDAEYVGEDGNRHRPVMLHRAILGSLERFMGILIESTAGHLPMWLSPLPVVIATITDDARDWALEVADKLKAAGVYCELDLRNEKIGYKVREHSKAKVPQIWVVGKNEAEAQQVAVRTLGSNGNEVMGINEALEAIVTATRAPL